A part of Augochlora pura isolate Apur16 chromosome 1, APUR_v2.2.1, whole genome shotgun sequence genomic DNA contains:
- the Non3 gene encoding ribosome production factor 2-like protein Non3, which yields MPVITRVVKPTTHRGKRAILKKEPKLIEDVKETLCFKGKNTSQTVVDFMKDLYNLKKPNAQIMQKKNDVLPFEDITLIEKFAVKYNAPLFMIALHNKKRPHNIVMGRMYENTLLDMAEFGVENYKSLKDFKVPKITEGLKPLLVFNGELFENNYELDRIKNLFIDMFQREVVENIRLQGLEHVLSFTAVENKILLRSYRIQLKKSNTRIPRIELEEIGPRADLICRRTKLASADLFKKACKKPKELKVKKKKNISKDKLGSTFGRVHVGSQNINGIQTRKMKGLKKTMAEKKAGMKRKGSDAVADNDSKKSKNVTDTAD from the exons ATGCCAGTGATAACCAGAGTCGT GAAGCCGACTACTCACAGAGGCAAAAGAGCGATTTTGAAGAAAGAACCGAAATTGATAGAAGATGTCAAGGAGACCCTGTGTTTCAAAGGAAAGAACACTTCTCAGACTGTTGTTGATTTTATGAAAGATCTG tataatcTCAAGAAGCCAAATGCACAGATAATGCAGAAGAAAAATGATGTATTGCCATTTGAAGATATCACTCTCATAGAAAAGTTCGCCGTTAAATACAATGCACCACTTTTCATGATAGCTTTGCACAATAAAAAACGACCCCATAACATTGTAATGGGTAGAATGTATGAAAATACATTGCTGGATATGGCAGAGTTTGgtgtagaaaattataagagTTTGAAAGACTTCAAAGTACCAAAAATTACTGAGGGATTAAAACCTCTGTTAGTTTTTAATGGAGaactttttgaaaataattatgagcTTGACagaataaagaatttgtttatagaCATGTTCCAAAGAGAAGTTGTTGAGAACATTCGGTTGCAGGGGCTTGAACATGTTTTAAGTTTCACTGctgtggaaaataaaattctcttaaGGAGCTATAG AATACAGTTAAAGAAATCTAACACTAGAATACCAAGAATAGAATTGGAAGAAATCGGCCCCAGGGCAGATTTAATTTGCAGGAGGACAAAACTTGCTTCTGCAGACCTCTTTAAAAAGGCGTGTAAGAAACCAAAAGAGTTAAAggttaaaaagaagaagaatatttcTAAGGACAAGCTTGGATCGACGTTCGGTCGCGTTCACGTTGGGTCACAGAATATTAATGGCATTCAAACGAGAAAAATGAAGGGCTTAAAGAAAACAATGGCAGAGAAGAAGGCGGGTATGAAACGAAAAGGTTCAGATGCTGTTGCTGATAACGATTCAAAGAAATCGAAGAATGTTACCGATACAGCCGATTAA
- the Cysrs-m gene encoding cysteine--tRNA ligase-like protein, mitochondrial isoform X3 translates to MKLVTRSLKQKLRTMCQRSMHDTKQEEKSYWIKPAGYETNIKIYNTATKCTVPLTLKNKNYLTWYICGPTVYDSAHIGHATTYVRTDIVRRILSHHFNINVVTAMSVTDIDDKIINRAKSINRNFEDVSRHYEKEFMEDMQKLNVAKPNLYCRVTNFIPEIINFVDNIVQKGDAYVGKDGSVYFDVNKHNIYGKLSPPAADSDHPNKKSALDFTLWKAAKEGEPFWESPWGDGRPGWHIECSTIASTVFGNSIDIHSGAIDLVFPHHENEEAQSCSYHNVDQWVNYWLHCGHLLLKDVKMSKSLQNTISIRELLKNYTANQFRMLCLLSNYNNDIQFSDTVMENAVRTMNKVEHFVGNCNNYVAGKWSDGNIDEVALLRCLEETKNNVDTAFANNFNTSQATHSILNLIDTGNKMMHDSSKPTTSRSIPAISAVSNYVSTMFSMLGIERSEVLDECKVNDLIEYFIKFRKTVRNRARNTNVPDKVLLSACDEVRVDLAKCGVIVKDSKADTTWNIKSY, encoded by the exons AGGAAGAAAAATCGTACTGGATTAAACCAGCCGGTTACGAgacaaacattaaaatatataataccgCGACAAAGTGTACAGTGCcattaacattgaaaaataaaaattatctaaccTGGTACATCTGTGGACCAACCGTTTACGATTCCGCACACATTGGACACGCGAC CACTTATGTGAGAACAGATATTGTTAGAAGAATATTGTCACACCACTTTAATATAAACGTTGTGACAGCTATGTCCGTAACTGACATagacgataaaataataaatcgagcGAAATCGATTAATCGAAATTTTGAAGACGTTTCGCGGCATTACGAGAAAGAATTCATGGAAGACATGCAAAAGTTGAATGTAGCCAAGCCTAATTTATATTGCAGAGTTACCAATTTCATtcctgaaattattaatttcgtcgatAATATTGTTCAAAAAGGAGACGCATATGTTGGAAAAGATG gGTCGGTGTACTTTGATGTAAACAAACATAACATTTATGGCAAGCTGTCACCTCCAGCTGCAGACAGCGATCACCCTAATAAAAAGTCAGCATTAGATTTTACACTGTGGAAGGCAGCCAAGGAAGGAGAACCTTTTTGGGAATCCCCATGGGGTGATGGGAGGCCAGGATGGCACATAGAATGTAGCACCATCGCAAG caCAGTTTTTGGAAATTCTATAGACATTCACAGTGGTGCGATAGACCTTGTTTTTCCGCACCATGAAAACGAGGAAGCGCAATCGTGCTCTTACCATAACGTGGACCAATGGGTGAACTATTGGCTGCACTGTGGACATCTGCTCTTAAAAGATGTGAAAATGTCGAAAAGTCTTCAGAATACTATTAGCATAAGAGAGCTCCTTAAAAACTACACTGCAAACCAATTCAGAATGCTATGCTTGCTttccaattataataatg ACATTCAGTTCTCTGACACTGTAATGGAAAATGCGGTACGCACAATGAATAAAGTGGAACATTTCGTTGGTAATTGCAATAACTATGTCGCTGGAAAATGGTCAGACGGCAATATAGACGAAGTTGCCCTCCTCCGT tgtttagaggaaacgaaaaataatgttgataCCGCAtttgcgaataattttaacaccTCGCAAGCAACGCACTCGATACTGAACCTGATCGATACGGGAAATAAAATGATGCACGATTCCTCT AAGCCAACCACGAGCAGAAGTATACCTGCCATAAGTGCAGTCTCGAATTATGTATCTACAATGTTCTCAATGCTCGGAATTGAACGCTCGGAAGTGTTGGACGAATGTAAAGTGAACGATCTCATTGAGTACTTCATCAAATTCAGGAAAACTGTTCGAAACAGAGCTAGGAACACAAATGTACCAGATAAAGTATTGCTATCTGCATGCGACGAAGTACGAGTCGATCTTGCAAAGTGCGGAGTGATCGTAAAG GATTCTAAGGCAGACACCACTTGGAATATAAAGTCATACTGA
- the Cysrs-m gene encoding cysteine--tRNA ligase-like protein, mitochondrial isoform X2: protein MKLVTRSLKQKLRTMCQRSMHDTKQEEKSYWIKPAGYETNIKIYNTATKCTVPLTLKNKNYLTWYICGPTVYDSAHIGHATTYVRTDIVRRILSHHFNINVVTAMSVTDIDDKIINRAKSINRNFEDVSRHYEKEFMEDMQKLNVAKPNLYCRVTNFIPEIINFVDNIVQKGDAYVGKDGSVYFDVNKHNIYGKLSPPAADSDHPNKKSALDFTLWKAAKEGEPFWESPWGDGRPGWHIECSTIASTVFGNSIDIHSGAIDLVFPHHENEEAQSCSYHNVDQWVNYWLHCGHLLLKDVKMSKSLQNTISIRELLKNYTANQFRMLCLLSNYNNDIQFSDTVMENAVRTMNKVEHFVGNCNNYVAGKWSDGNIDEVALLRCLEETKNNVDTAFANNFNTSQATHSILNLIDTGNKMMHDSSPTTSRSIPAISAVSNYVSTMFSMLGIERSEVLDECKVNDLIEYFIKFRKTVRNRARNTNVPDKVLLSACDEVRVDLAKCGVIVKVLILTLTYDVQETIILLFCSQDSKADTTWNIKSY, encoded by the exons AGGAAGAAAAATCGTACTGGATTAAACCAGCCGGTTACGAgacaaacattaaaatatataataccgCGACAAAGTGTACAGTGCcattaacattgaaaaataaaaattatctaaccTGGTACATCTGTGGACCAACCGTTTACGATTCCGCACACATTGGACACGCGAC CACTTATGTGAGAACAGATATTGTTAGAAGAATATTGTCACACCACTTTAATATAAACGTTGTGACAGCTATGTCCGTAACTGACATagacgataaaataataaatcgagcGAAATCGATTAATCGAAATTTTGAAGACGTTTCGCGGCATTACGAGAAAGAATTCATGGAAGACATGCAAAAGTTGAATGTAGCCAAGCCTAATTTATATTGCAGAGTTACCAATTTCATtcctgaaattattaatttcgtcgatAATATTGTTCAAAAAGGAGACGCATATGTTGGAAAAGATG gGTCGGTGTACTTTGATGTAAACAAACATAACATTTATGGCAAGCTGTCACCTCCAGCTGCAGACAGCGATCACCCTAATAAAAAGTCAGCATTAGATTTTACACTGTGGAAGGCAGCCAAGGAAGGAGAACCTTTTTGGGAATCCCCATGGGGTGATGGGAGGCCAGGATGGCACATAGAATGTAGCACCATCGCAAG caCAGTTTTTGGAAATTCTATAGACATTCACAGTGGTGCGATAGACCTTGTTTTTCCGCACCATGAAAACGAGGAAGCGCAATCGTGCTCTTACCATAACGTGGACCAATGGGTGAACTATTGGCTGCACTGTGGACATCTGCTCTTAAAAGATGTGAAAATGTCGAAAAGTCTTCAGAATACTATTAGCATAAGAGAGCTCCTTAAAAACTACACTGCAAACCAATTCAGAATGCTATGCTTGCTttccaattataataatg ACATTCAGTTCTCTGACACTGTAATGGAAAATGCGGTACGCACAATGAATAAAGTGGAACATTTCGTTGGTAATTGCAATAACTATGTCGCTGGAAAATGGTCAGACGGCAATATAGACGAAGTTGCCCTCCTCCGT tgtttagaggaaacgaaaaataatgttgataCCGCAtttgcgaataattttaacaccTCGCAAGCAACGCACTCGATACTGAACCTGATCGATACGGGAAATAAAATGATGCACGATTCCTCT CCAACCACGAGCAGAAGTATACCTGCCATAAGTGCAGTCTCGAATTATGTATCTACAATGTTCTCAATGCTCGGAATTGAACGCTCGGAAGTGTTGGACGAATGTAAAGTGAACGATCTCATTGAGTACTTCATCAAATTCAGGAAAACTGTTCGAAACAGAGCTAGGAACACAAATGTACCAGATAAAGTATTGCTATCTGCATGCGACGAAGTACGAGTCGATCTTGCAAAGTGCGGAGTGATCGTAAAGGTACTTATTTTAACGCTTACGTACGACGTACAGGAAACCATAATCTTGCTGTTTTGTTCACAGGATTCTAAGGCAGACACCACTTGGAATATAAAGTCATACTGA
- the Cysrs-m gene encoding cysteine--tRNA ligase-like protein, mitochondrial isoform X1, producing the protein MKLVTRSLKQKLRTMCQRSMHDTKQEEKSYWIKPAGYETNIKIYNTATKCTVPLTLKNKNYLTWYICGPTVYDSAHIGHATTYVRTDIVRRILSHHFNINVVTAMSVTDIDDKIINRAKSINRNFEDVSRHYEKEFMEDMQKLNVAKPNLYCRVTNFIPEIINFVDNIVQKGDAYVGKDGSVYFDVNKHNIYGKLSPPAADSDHPNKKSALDFTLWKAAKEGEPFWESPWGDGRPGWHIECSTIASTVFGNSIDIHSGAIDLVFPHHENEEAQSCSYHNVDQWVNYWLHCGHLLLKDVKMSKSLQNTISIRELLKNYTANQFRMLCLLSNYNNDIQFSDTVMENAVRTMNKVEHFVGNCNNYVAGKWSDGNIDEVALLRCLEETKNNVDTAFANNFNTSQATHSILNLIDTGNKMMHDSSKPTTSRSIPAISAVSNYVSTMFSMLGIERSEVLDECKVNDLIEYFIKFRKTVRNRARNTNVPDKVLLSACDEVRVDLAKCGVIVKVLILTLTYDVQETIILLFCSQDSKADTTWNIKSY; encoded by the exons AGGAAGAAAAATCGTACTGGATTAAACCAGCCGGTTACGAgacaaacattaaaatatataataccgCGACAAAGTGTACAGTGCcattaacattgaaaaataaaaattatctaaccTGGTACATCTGTGGACCAACCGTTTACGATTCCGCACACATTGGACACGCGAC CACTTATGTGAGAACAGATATTGTTAGAAGAATATTGTCACACCACTTTAATATAAACGTTGTGACAGCTATGTCCGTAACTGACATagacgataaaataataaatcgagcGAAATCGATTAATCGAAATTTTGAAGACGTTTCGCGGCATTACGAGAAAGAATTCATGGAAGACATGCAAAAGTTGAATGTAGCCAAGCCTAATTTATATTGCAGAGTTACCAATTTCATtcctgaaattattaatttcgtcgatAATATTGTTCAAAAAGGAGACGCATATGTTGGAAAAGATG gGTCGGTGTACTTTGATGTAAACAAACATAACATTTATGGCAAGCTGTCACCTCCAGCTGCAGACAGCGATCACCCTAATAAAAAGTCAGCATTAGATTTTACACTGTGGAAGGCAGCCAAGGAAGGAGAACCTTTTTGGGAATCCCCATGGGGTGATGGGAGGCCAGGATGGCACATAGAATGTAGCACCATCGCAAG caCAGTTTTTGGAAATTCTATAGACATTCACAGTGGTGCGATAGACCTTGTTTTTCCGCACCATGAAAACGAGGAAGCGCAATCGTGCTCTTACCATAACGTGGACCAATGGGTGAACTATTGGCTGCACTGTGGACATCTGCTCTTAAAAGATGTGAAAATGTCGAAAAGTCTTCAGAATACTATTAGCATAAGAGAGCTCCTTAAAAACTACACTGCAAACCAATTCAGAATGCTATGCTTGCTttccaattataataatg ACATTCAGTTCTCTGACACTGTAATGGAAAATGCGGTACGCACAATGAATAAAGTGGAACATTTCGTTGGTAATTGCAATAACTATGTCGCTGGAAAATGGTCAGACGGCAATATAGACGAAGTTGCCCTCCTCCGT tgtttagaggaaacgaaaaataatgttgataCCGCAtttgcgaataattttaacaccTCGCAAGCAACGCACTCGATACTGAACCTGATCGATACGGGAAATAAAATGATGCACGATTCCTCT AAGCCAACCACGAGCAGAAGTATACCTGCCATAAGTGCAGTCTCGAATTATGTATCTACAATGTTCTCAATGCTCGGAATTGAACGCTCGGAAGTGTTGGACGAATGTAAAGTGAACGATCTCATTGAGTACTTCATCAAATTCAGGAAAACTGTTCGAAACAGAGCTAGGAACACAAATGTACCAGATAAAGTATTGCTATCTGCATGCGACGAAGTACGAGTCGATCTTGCAAAGTGCGGAGTGATCGTAAAGGTACTTATTTTAACGCTTACGTACGACGTACAGGAAACCATAATCTTGCTGTTTTGTTCACAGGATTCTAAGGCAGACACCACTTGGAATATAAAGTCATACTGA